From Bradyrhizobium sp. 4:
CCGCCAACGCCCGTGAGAAGATCGCGGGCGCGATCGCCGACTACCAGAAGAACGAGGACGGCCTCAAGGTCGATGCCAAGATCGACAGCCTCACTCTCGCCGACATCGCCTTCGATTCCAAGACGCTGCGCATCGTCGCCGAAGCCGGCGGCTCGCTCAATGTGTATGTCACCAAGCTGTCGGGAATGTAGCGCGCGCCTTTCCTCAACGGATCCGTTCGCGTCGTCGCTTGCGCCGCTGGCATTCTGGTCGGAGGATGCTAAGCTGCTCTTCACAACCTCAGACGAGGTCCTGACAGCATCGTAGCTGATAACGCGAGGACAACATGGAAGCCGGCACGGTCCCCCCTGCGCCGGCACTGGTGCGCTTTTCCGGCATTCAAAAGACCTACGATGGCGAGCACCTCGTGGTGAAGAACCTCGATCTCGACATCAGGAAGGGCGAGTTCGTCACCCTGCTCGGCCCGTCCGGATCGGGCAAGACGACCACGCTGATGATGCTGGCCGGCTTCGAGGTTCCGACCCAGGGCGAGATCTACCTCGCGGACCGGCCGATCAAGAACGTGCCGCCACACAAGCGCGACATCGGCATGGTGTTCCAGAACTATGCCTTGTTTCCGCACCTGACGATTGCGGAGAATATCGCCTTCCCGCTATCCGTCCGCAACACGAACAAGGCCGAAGCGCAGGAGCGCGTGAGAGCGGCGTTGCGCATGATCAAGATGGAAACCCTGGCGCAGCGGCGGCCCGGGCAGCTGTCCGGCGGCCAGCAGCAGCGCGTGGCGCTGGCCCGCGCGCTGGTTTTCAATCCGCAACTCGTGCTGATGGACGAGCCCCTGGGCGCCCTGGACAAACGCCTGCGCGAGCAGATGCAGCTGGAGATCAAGCAGCTGCACGAGACGATGGGCATCACCGTCGTCTATGTCACCCACGATCAGAGTGAAGCGCTCACCATGTCGGACCGCATCGCCGTGTTCAACGACGGCATCGTGCAGCAGATCGACAGGCCCGACGCGCTGTATGAGCATCCGGTGAACAGCTTCGTCGCCCATTTCATCGGCGAGAACAATGTGCTGTCCGGCACCGTCGAGACGGTCGAGAAACAATATTGCCGCGTTGCGCTGGCGGGCGGCGGCGCCGTGACCGCACGCGCGGTCAACGTATCGGGCACGGGCGCATCGACCTCGCTGTCGGTGCGGCCGGAGCGGATCGCCATTATTCTGGATGGCACCTCCAGCGACGAACCCAACCGACTGCCAGCCAAGGTGCAGAACACCATCTATCTCGGCGACCACGCGCTGGCCGTGCTCGACGTCGCCGACAACAAGGAGTTCATGGTCAAGCTTCAGCCGGGGACGCATGGCAGCCTGAGAGCTGGCAGCCTTACACCCGGCGATGACGTATTCATCACCTTCCGCCCGGAGGACTGCCTGGCCCTCGATCCCGTCTGATCCAAACATGCAGCGTCGCTCCAGCGCGGGCAGACCTGCACCGACCAAGCTCAACGCAAGTCACGTGAAGAAGAAGGAACAAGACCATGCTGAAGCGCAAGATTGTCCTGGGTTTCGCCGCCGCACTCACCGCCAGCGCGGCGCTGGCCACGGTCGCGCAGGCGCGTGACCTCACCGTCGTGTCGTGGGGCGGCGCGTATCAGGATGCCCAGAAGAAGGTCTACTTCGAACCATTCAAGAAAGCGGCCGGTGTGCCCATGAATGACGAATCCTGGGACGGCGGCGTCGGCGTGTTGCGCGCCAAGGTGCAGGGTGGCGCCGCCACCTGGGACGTCGTCCAGGTCGAGAGCGACGAACTGGCGGTTGGCTGCGAGGAAGGCCTGTTCGAAAAGCTCGACTATTCGAAGATCGGCGGCGAGACCGCCTATATCCCGCCGTCGGTCAACGCTTGCGGCGTCGGCGCCATCCTCTACGATTTCGTTCTCGGCTACGACAAGGACAAGCTCAAGGAGGCCCCGAAGGGCTGGGCCGACTTCTTCGACACCAAGAAGATCCCGGGCAAGCGCGCCTTGCGTCAGGGCCCGAAGACCACGCTGGAGATCGCCCTCATGGCCGACGGCGTCGCGCCAAAGGACGTCTACAAGGTGCTGGCGACCGACGAGGGCATCGAGCGCGCGTTCAAGAAGCTGGACACCATCAAGGGCGACATCGTCTGGTGGAAGGCCGGCGCCCAGCCGCCGCAATTGCTCGCCTCCGGCGAGGTGGCGATGACCTCGGTCTACAATGGCCGCATCGACACCGCGAACAAGAACGAGAAGAAGAATTTCGGCATGGTGTGGGACGGTGCGCTCTTCACCATCGACACGTGGGTGATCCTGAAAGGCAGCCCGAACAAGGACG
This genomic window contains:
- a CDS encoding ABC transporter ATP-binding protein, with product MEAGTVPPAPALVRFSGIQKTYDGEHLVVKNLDLDIRKGEFVTLLGPSGSGKTTTLMMLAGFEVPTQGEIYLADRPIKNVPPHKRDIGMVFQNYALFPHLTIAENIAFPLSVRNTNKAEAQERVRAALRMIKMETLAQRRPGQLSGGQQQRVALARALVFNPQLVLMDEPLGALDKRLREQMQLEIKQLHETMGITVVYVTHDQSEALTMSDRIAVFNDGIVQQIDRPDALYEHPVNSFVAHFIGENNVLSGTVETVEKQYCRVALAGGGAVTARAVNVSGTGASTSLSVRPERIAIILDGTSSDEPNRLPAKVQNTIYLGDHALAVLDVADNKEFMVKLQPGTHGSLRAGSLTPGDDVFITFRPEDCLALDPV
- a CDS encoding ABC transporter substrate-binding protein, with protein sequence MLKRKIVLGFAAALTASAALATVAQARDLTVVSWGGAYQDAQKKVYFEPFKKAAGVPMNDESWDGGVGVLRAKVQGGAATWDVVQVESDELAVGCEEGLFEKLDYSKIGGETAYIPPSVNACGVGAILYDFVLGYDKDKLKEAPKGWADFFDTKKIPGKRALRQGPKTTLEIALMADGVAPKDVYKVLATDEGIERAFKKLDTIKGDIVWWKAGAQPPQLLASGEVAMTSVYNGRIDTANKNEKKNFGMVWDGALFTIDTWVILKGSPNKDAAYKFLDFVGKAENQSKLSENIAYGTSNKDAAALLAPAVLKDLPTAPDNIKNAVEINVAFWLENIDRLTERFNKWAAK